In the genome of Nitrospira japonica, one region contains:
- a CDS encoding ParA family protein: protein MAKTIAVANQKGGVGKTTTSVNLAAGIALQGKQVLLVDMDPQGNATSGLGLDPRSLQNNIYNCLINKDNIDEVLKKTEIGDLYVLPSNPDLAGAEIELVNMDERERRLWHVLRTIEDRFDYVFLDCPPALGILTVNALCAARSVLIPVQCEYYAMEGLTRLIDSIERVRHSLNPELTIEGIVLTMYDVRNTLARQVSDQVRAHFTDKVYQTTIPRNVTLAEAPSYGRPVLLYNMASTGAQSYLSLAKEFLGHGEKSPG from the coding sequence ATGGCTAAGACAATTGCTGTAGCCAATCAGAAGGGTGGTGTCGGAAAGACCACCACTTCCGTCAATCTTGCTGCAGGCATTGCTCTGCAAGGTAAGCAAGTCTTACTGGTGGATATGGATCCCCAAGGTAATGCCACGAGTGGTCTCGGTCTCGATCCGAGATCGCTTCAGAATAATATATATAACTGTTTGATTAATAAAGATAATATTGATGAAGTGTTGAAGAAGACCGAGATCGGCGACCTTTACGTTCTTCCTTCGAACCCCGATCTGGCAGGCGCTGAAATCGAACTGGTCAACATGGATGAGCGCGAGCGCCGGCTTTGGCATGTGCTTCGTACGATTGAAGACCGGTTTGACTATGTGTTCTTAGATTGTCCGCCCGCGCTCGGCATCTTGACGGTGAATGCCTTGTGCGCCGCCCGCTCGGTCTTGATTCCGGTGCAATGCGAGTACTATGCGATGGAAGGATTGACTCGGTTGATCGACAGCATCGAGCGAGTGCGCCATTCACTCAATCCCGAGTTGACGATCGAGGGGATCGTCTTGACAATGTACGACGTGAGGAATACGTTGGCGCGGCAAGTTTCCGATCAGGTTCGGGCACACTTTACCGACAAGGTCTATCAGACAACGATTCCTCGGAACGTCACGCTTGCAGAAGCCCCGAGCTATGGTCGTCCCGTCTTGTTGTACAACATGGCGTCGACCGGCGCTCAGTCCTATCTCTCTCTCGCCAAGGAGTTTCTCGGTCATGGAGAAAAAAGCCCTGGGTAG
- a CDS encoding ParB/RepB/Spo0J family partition protein, which translates to MEKKALGRGLEALLPSNKPVSVPDAADLQHLRVDAIVPNRYQPRQTFSPEELDELAASLKQSGLLQPILVRRKGDGMYELISGERRWRASKAAGLETIQAVVRNCSDEESMVLALVENLQREDLNPLEMAKAYHRMVVEFGLTQEVIAQRVGCERSSIANIVRLLNLPQEVQQLIETDQLSLGHAKVILGLSSPAEQQRIAQLIAARGLSVRETEKLVESALGEKKRKIKEVRRSPLSDVEHRLEKRLGTKVTIANGKRGGKIVIHYFSPAELDGILENILQ; encoded by the coding sequence ATGGAGAAAAAAGCCCTGGGTAGGGGTCTGGAGGCGCTCCTTCCCTCCAATAAGCCGGTTTCCGTACCGGACGCGGCCGACCTGCAGCACCTTCGGGTGGATGCGATCGTTCCCAATCGATATCAACCCAGGCAGACCTTCTCGCCGGAGGAACTCGACGAACTGGCTGCCTCGCTCAAGCAAAGCGGGCTGCTGCAGCCGATCCTCGTCCGGCGCAAGGGGGATGGGATGTATGAGCTGATCTCGGGAGAGCGCCGGTGGCGGGCTTCCAAAGCCGCCGGACTGGAAACCATTCAGGCCGTTGTCCGGAACTGCAGCGATGAAGAGTCCATGGTCCTGGCCCTGGTGGAAAATCTCCAGCGCGAGGACCTCAATCCATTGGAAATGGCCAAGGCCTATCACCGTATGGTCGTGGAATTCGGCCTGACCCAGGAAGTGATTGCCCAGCGGGTCGGTTGCGAACGGTCTTCCATCGCCAACATCGTCCGGCTGCTCAACCTTCCCCAGGAGGTGCAGCAGCTCATCGAGACCGATCAGCTTTCGCTCGGGCATGCCAAGGTCATTCTAGGACTGTCGAGCCCCGCCGAGCAGCAACGGATCGCTCAGCTCATCGCGGCACGCGGCCTCTCGGTTCGGGAAACCGAAAAACTCGTGGAATCCGCCCTCGGCGAGAAGAAGCGCAAGATCAAAGAGGTGAGGCGATCTCCGCTGTCGGACGTCGAGCACCGTTTGGAAAAGCGGTTGGGCACCAAGGTGACGATTGCCAATGGGAAACGCGGCGGGAAAATCGTCATTCACTATTTTTCTCCGGCCGAGCTCGACGGGATTCTGGAGAATATTCTGCAGTGA
- a CDS encoding bactofilin family protein gives MWGQDKQDGKRQTDVNQDTEEVQGESATVKEGLEDISAFVGKGVDFKGTISYNGTVRIDGSLEGEIRTDGTLLIGEDAIIQAKITAGTIVCKGKITGDVVARERVKLRAPAIVNGSVKTPVLSMEDGVQFNGGLEMGQGTQGATVHTLTGSSASGTKRVGA, from the coding sequence ATGTGGGGACAAGATAAACAGGACGGCAAGCGACAGACCGACGTGAACCAGGACACCGAGGAAGTTCAGGGGGAATCCGCCACCGTCAAGGAGGGCTTGGAAGACATCAGCGCCTTTGTCGGGAAAGGCGTCGATTTCAAGGGCACGATTTCCTACAACGGCACCGTGCGAATCGACGGCTCGCTGGAGGGAGAAATTCGGACGGATGGCACGCTGCTGATCGGAGAGGATGCGATCATTCAGGCCAAGATTACGGCAGGAACCATCGTCTGCAAAGGCAAGATCACCGGAGACGTCGTTGCGCGCGAGCGCGTGAAGCTGCGTGCGCCGGCCATCGTCAATGGCAGCGTCAAGACGCCGGTTCTCTCGATGGAGGACGGCGTGCAGTTCAACGGCGGGCTGGAAATGGGTCAGGGGACTCAAGGCGCGACGGTCCACACCCTGACCGGAAGCAGCGCCTCCGGAACCAAACGGGTGGGTGCGTAG
- a CDS encoding bactofilin family protein encodes MWALKERQNPVVQGHDNITLFAKDVRFKGVVKFDGTVRVDGYVEGEIHTTGMLIVGETAVIKGVVSAGILMNSGRINGSITAAEKISVHKPGILVGDIRTPLIAIEEGSHFHGMCDMGLESRPDESAVTLAS; translated from the coding sequence ATGTGGGCACTGAAGGAACGCCAGAATCCGGTGGTGCAGGGTCACGACAATATCACGCTCTTCGCCAAGGACGTCCGCTTCAAGGGCGTCGTCAAGTTCGACGGCACCGTGCGGGTTGACGGGTACGTCGAGGGTGAAATCCATACGACCGGGATGCTGATCGTCGGGGAAACGGCGGTCATCAAGGGGGTCGTGTCGGCGGGCATTCTGATGAACAGCGGCAGGATCAACGGATCGATCACGGCCGCGGAAAAGATCAGCGTTCACAAGCCAGGTATCCTGGTGGGCGACATTCGCACCCCGTTGATCGCCATCGAAGAGGGGTCGCACTTTCATGGCATGTGCGACATGGGATTAGAGAGCCGGCCGGACGAATCCGCCGTCACGCTTGCCTCATAG
- the mnmA gene encoding tRNA 2-thiouridine(34) synthase MnmA: MTRPTVLLGMSGGVDSSVAAALLVRQGYDVRGVTLQVWEPEGDDAPVSKKWQERGCCKIGIAKFVSNRLNIPYEVIDTRQAFRQGVIDDFLRGYREGTTPNPCVRCNERVKLRHLIELAEARGIQYVATGHYVRTGQRDGQTALYRSVDVKKDQSYFLYRLRADWLPRLIFPVGGMHKTEVWREAEALGLPADELKESQEICFVSRGDYRTFIEAEMPEAKKAGAFVDREGRYLGAHDGVAFYTPGQRRGLGVATGQRLYVQEVHAATNIVVLGPEDSLARDSCQVDDLNLLDPRLFTGPIRAEVKIRHATPACLATIEPVDQTAVRIRFDQPLRAVSPGQSAVFYQEDAVLGGGIIRAD, encoded by the coding sequence ATGACGCGTCCGACTGTACTCCTCGGTATGAGTGGCGGAGTCGACAGCTCCGTGGCCGCAGCCTTGCTGGTTCGGCAAGGGTACGACGTTCGAGGCGTCACCCTCCAAGTCTGGGAACCCGAAGGCGATGATGCCCCTGTTTCAAAAAAGTGGCAGGAACGAGGCTGCTGCAAAATCGGGATCGCGAAATTCGTCTCGAACAGACTGAACATCCCCTATGAGGTTATCGACACGCGGCAGGCGTTCAGGCAGGGAGTCATCGACGATTTTCTCCGTGGCTATAGAGAAGGAACGACTCCGAATCCCTGCGTGCGGTGCAACGAACGCGTCAAACTGCGGCATCTCATCGAGCTGGCCGAGGCCCGCGGTATCCAATACGTCGCGACGGGCCATTACGTTCGGACCGGCCAAAGGGACGGCCAGACCGCTCTCTACCGGTCCGTGGATGTCAAGAAGGACCAGAGTTACTTTCTCTATCGCCTGCGTGCCGACTGGCTGCCTCGTCTGATCTTTCCCGTAGGGGGGATGCACAAGACCGAGGTTTGGCGCGAGGCGGAAGCGCTGGGGCTGCCGGCGGACGAACTGAAGGAAAGCCAGGAAATCTGCTTTGTCAGCCGCGGCGACTATCGGACCTTCATCGAAGCAGAAATGCCCGAGGCGAAAAAGGCCGGAGCCTTCGTCGACCGTGAAGGCCGATACCTCGGTGCTCACGACGGGGTTGCGTTCTATACGCCCGGCCAACGCCGAGGCCTCGGCGTGGCGACCGGCCAGCGACTGTATGTCCAGGAAGTCCACGCCGCGACGAACATCGTCGTCTTGGGACCGGAAGACTCGCTCGCACGAGACAGCTGCCAGGTCGACGATCTCAATTTGTTGGATCCAAGACTGTTCACGGGGCCGATTCGAGCCGAAGTCAAAATTCGACATGCCACTCCGGCCTGCCTCGCGACGATTGAGCCCGTCGATCAGACGGCGGTTCGTATCCGCTTCGACCAGCCTCTGAGAGCTGTGAGTCCCGGCCAGTCCGCCGTCTTCTATCAGGAGGACGCGGTTCTCGGCGGCGGAATCATTCGCGCCGACTAG
- the atpH gene encoding ATP synthase F1 subunit delta, whose product MIKTAVARRYAQALFELLDPSSIEATRGTLDGLGQAMKESASLRHVVASPAFGVDDKITVLTELGNRLGCPPAAKAFFAQLVKKHRVAFLPEIAEAFANLVDRSKGTQHVLVSSAIALPSAEQDRIKARLRDTLKREVDVAFQTDAALLAGLQIQIGSRVVDSTVRGRLNTMRAALTRE is encoded by the coding sequence GTGATAAAGACGGCAGTTGCGCGACGTTACGCACAGGCACTCTTCGAGCTTCTCGACCCCTCGTCCATAGAAGCCACAAGAGGTACCCTCGACGGTCTCGGGCAGGCGATGAAAGAGTCCGCCTCCCTCCGCCACGTGGTGGCCTCACCGGCCTTCGGGGTCGATGATAAGATCACCGTATTGACGGAACTCGGCAACCGTTTGGGCTGTCCTCCGGCCGCGAAGGCCTTTTTTGCCCAGCTCGTGAAGAAGCATCGGGTCGCATTCCTGCCTGAGATCGCAGAAGCCTTTGCCAATCTTGTCGATCGTTCAAAAGGAACACAGCACGTGTTGGTGTCCTCGGCCATCGCACTTCCGTCGGCGGAGCAGGACCGCATCAAGGCCCGCCTGCGCGACACGTTGAAGCGCGAAGTCGACGTCGCCTTTCAGACCGATGCCGCCCTACTGGCCGGTCTCCAGATCCAGATCGGGAGCCGTGTGGTCGACAGCACTGTTCGGGGACGTCTGAACACCATGCGGGCAGCGCTGACGCGCGAATAG
- the atpA gene encoding F0F1 ATP synthase subunit alpha: protein MQIKADEISAIIKEKIKGFDKQVDVKETGSVIQVGDGIAKVYGLDGAMAGEMLEFPGGLYGIALNLEEDNVGAVLMGDDVGIKEGDPVKRTGRIAEIPVGEALIGRVVNAIGQPIDGKGPITSQHSSRIEVVAPGVNTRQSVREPLQTGIKAIDAMIPIGRGQRELIIGDRQTGKTAIAVDTIINQKGLGVFCIYVAIGQKRSTVARVVKTLEENHAMEYSMVVSATASDAAPMQFLAPFAGAAIGEYFRDNGKHALIVYDDLSKHAVAYRQLSLLLRRPPGREAYPGDVFYLHSRLLERAAKLSDKLGGGSLTALPIIETQAGDVSAYIPTNVISITDGQIYLGSDLFYSGIRPAINVGLSVSRVGGSAQIKTMKQVAGTLRLDLAQYREMAAFSQFGSELDKATQMQLARGVRMVELLKQGQYKPMPVSDQVLSIYAGVNGFLDDVPVDKVQQFEADFLHYVQQHHAELKKEIVSIGKIDDKVGGRLKEILTTFKQKMGYGAK from the coding sequence ATGCAGATCAAAGCGGACGAAATCAGCGCGATCATCAAAGAGAAGATCAAGGGCTTCGACAAGCAGGTCGACGTCAAGGAAACCGGATCGGTCATCCAAGTGGGAGACGGCATCGCCAAGGTCTATGGCTTGGATGGCGCCATGGCCGGCGAAATGTTGGAATTCCCCGGCGGCCTCTACGGCATCGCGCTCAATCTCGAAGAAGACAACGTCGGCGCCGTGCTGATGGGCGACGACGTCGGCATCAAGGAGGGCGACCCGGTCAAGCGCACCGGCCGCATCGCGGAGATCCCTGTCGGAGAGGCCTTGATCGGCCGTGTCGTGAACGCCATCGGGCAGCCCATCGACGGTAAAGGGCCGATCACGTCGCAGCACTCCTCTCGTATTGAGGTGGTGGCTCCGGGCGTCAATACCCGCCAATCGGTTCGCGAACCCCTGCAGACCGGCATCAAGGCCATCGATGCCATGATTCCGATCGGACGGGGACAACGGGAGCTGATCATCGGCGACCGGCAGACCGGAAAGACCGCCATCGCCGTTGATACCATCATCAATCAAAAGGGCCTGGGTGTCTTCTGCATCTACGTCGCCATCGGGCAAAAGCGTTCGACCGTCGCCCGCGTGGTCAAGACCCTCGAAGAAAACCACGCCATGGAATACAGCATGGTCGTATCGGCGACCGCCAGCGATGCGGCTCCGATGCAGTTCCTGGCCCCGTTCGCCGGCGCCGCCATCGGTGAATATTTTCGGGACAACGGCAAGCATGCGCTGATCGTCTACGACGATCTGTCGAAGCACGCGGTCGCCTATCGGCAATTGTCGCTCTTGTTGCGGAGACCTCCCGGCCGCGAGGCGTATCCCGGCGACGTGTTCTATCTCCACTCCCGCCTGCTTGAGCGCGCGGCAAAGCTGAGCGACAAGCTGGGCGGCGGAAGTCTCACGGCGTTGCCGATCATCGAAACGCAGGCCGGAGACGTCTCGGCCTATATCCCGACCAACGTCATCTCCATCACGGACGGTCAGATCTATCTCGGGAGCGATCTGTTTTACTCGGGCATCCGGCCGGCGATCAACGTCGGGTTGTCGGTGTCGCGTGTCGGAGGCTCGGCCCAAATCAAGACGATGAAGCAGGTGGCCGGTACCCTTCGTCTCGACCTCGCGCAGTACCGGGAGATGGCGGCCTTCTCGCAATTCGGCAGCGAACTCGACAAGGCGACGCAGATGCAGCTGGCGCGCGGCGTCCGAATGGTCGAGCTGTTGAAGCAGGGGCAGTACAAGCCGATGCCGGTGAGCGATCAGGTGCTGTCCATCTATGCGGGCGTGAACGGCTTTCTCGACGACGTCCCGGTGGACAAGGTTCAACAGTTCGAAGCCGATTTTCTCCACTACGTTCAGCAACATCATGCGGAACTGAAGAAGGAAATCGTCAGCATCGGCAAGATCGACGACAAGGTCGGGGGCCGGCTCAAGGAAATCCTCACGACGTTCAAGCAGAAGATGGGGTATGGGGCCAAGTAG
- the atpG gene encoding ATP synthase F1 subunit gamma, with the protein MPSLQSLRRKIAAFKNTQKITKAMKMVAAAKLKRSQDRILAARPYAHKMRSVLGNLSRRVNRTAHPLLRKHGGRKVEILVVTSDRGLCGGFNGNIIRKTVEFLRQSEAQGLQVNLSIVGRKGRDYFRRRAWPIRQEWTGVFDKLSFEHAIDIGDDVSSNFVNGTFDEAYVVYNEFKSAIQQRVIVEKLFPIDAAAEFGSVQAEGTTGGSYLYEPDEAELLNALVPKHVQVQAYRILLESAAAEHGARMAAMDGATRNAGQLIKKVTLYYNKTRQAAITKELMDIVGGAEALK; encoded by the coding sequence ATGCCTAGTCTTCAATCGTTGCGCCGCAAGATTGCGGCCTTCAAAAATACGCAGAAGATCACCAAGGCCATGAAGATGGTGGCCGCGGCCAAATTGAAGCGATCGCAAGACCGCATCCTGGCCGCAAGACCCTATGCGCACAAGATGCGCAGCGTCTTGGGAAATCTGAGCCGGCGGGTCAACCGTACGGCCCATCCGTTGCTGAGGAAGCACGGAGGCCGGAAAGTGGAAATCCTCGTCGTGACCAGCGACCGGGGCCTTTGCGGCGGCTTCAACGGCAACATCATCAGGAAGACCGTGGAATTCCTCCGGCAATCGGAAGCGCAAGGACTTCAGGTGAATCTGAGCATCGTGGGCCGGAAGGGTCGCGACTATTTCCGGCGTCGCGCGTGGCCTATCCGTCAAGAATGGACCGGTGTGTTCGATAAACTCAGCTTTGAGCACGCCATCGATATCGGCGACGACGTGAGCAGTAATTTTGTGAACGGCACCTTCGACGAGGCGTACGTCGTGTATAACGAATTCAAGTCCGCGATTCAGCAGCGGGTCATTGTCGAAAAGCTTTTTCCGATCGACGCGGCGGCCGAGTTCGGTTCGGTCCAGGCCGAAGGCACCACCGGAGGAAGTTATCTCTATGAGCCGGATGAAGCGGAGCTCCTGAACGCCTTGGTCCCGAAGCACGTGCAAGTGCAGGCGTACCGCATTCTGTTGGAATCCGCGGCGGCGGAGCACGGGGCGCGCATGGCGGCCATGGACGGGGCGACGAGGAATGCCGGGCAGCTCATCAAGAAGGTCACGTTGTATTACAACAAAACCCGGCAGGCTGCGATTACCAAGGAACTGATGGACATCGTCGGAGGCGCGGAAGCGCTCAAATAA
- the atpD gene encoding F0F1 ATP synthase subunit beta gives MSTGKVIQVIGPVVDVEFPPGHLPNIYNALKVNQEENKAAGKPAVRLTLEVAQHLGENRVRGVAMSSTDGLTRGMDVQDTGAAISVPVGRETLGRLINVLGEPVDEKGPLKAKKTYPIHRPAPKLEDQETKTEVLETGIKVVDLLEPYSKGGKVGLFGGAGVGKTVIIMELINNIALHHGGFSVFAGVGERTREGNDLWHEMQESKVIDPDDFTKSKAALVYGQMNEPPGARLRVGLTGLTVAEYFRDEENQDVLLFVDNIFRFTQAGSEVSALLGRMPSAVGYQPNLSTEMGTLQERITSTKRGSITSVQAIYVPADDLTDPAPATAFAHLDATTVLSRQLAELGIYPAVDPLDSTSRILDPQVIGEEHYKIARGVQSVLQRYKDLQDIIAILGMDELSEDDKMVVARARKIQRFLSQPFHVAEAFTGAPGKYVKLKDTVRSFKEILDGKYDHLPEQAFYMVGPIEEAVAKAEKMGVKV, from the coding sequence ATGAGCACAGGCAAAGTCATTCAAGTCATCGGGCCGGTCGTCGACGTGGAGTTTCCTCCCGGACACCTTCCGAATATCTACAATGCGCTGAAGGTCAATCAGGAAGAGAATAAGGCGGCGGGCAAACCTGCGGTGCGCCTGACGCTCGAAGTTGCGCAGCATCTCGGAGAAAACCGGGTGCGGGGCGTTGCCATGTCGTCAACCGACGGTCTGACGCGGGGTATGGATGTGCAGGATACCGGCGCGGCCATTTCGGTTCCGGTCGGCCGTGAGACGCTCGGCAGGCTGATCAATGTGCTCGGCGAGCCGGTCGACGAGAAGGGGCCGCTGAAGGCCAAGAAAACCTATCCCATCCACCGTCCTGCGCCGAAACTCGAGGACCAAGAGACGAAGACCGAGGTGCTGGAAACCGGCATCAAGGTCGTCGATCTGCTCGAGCCCTACAGCAAAGGCGGGAAAGTTGGCCTCTTCGGCGGCGCCGGCGTCGGCAAGACCGTCATCATCATGGAACTCATCAACAATATCGCCTTGCATCACGGCGGCTTCTCCGTGTTTGCCGGCGTGGGAGAGCGGACGCGCGAAGGCAACGATCTCTGGCACGAGATGCAGGAGTCGAAAGTCATCGATCCCGACGATTTTACGAAGTCGAAGGCCGCGCTCGTCTATGGACAGATGAACGAGCCGCCCGGCGCCCGGTTGCGTGTGGGTCTCACCGGCCTCACGGTGGCCGAATACTTCCGAGACGAAGAAAATCAGGACGTGCTGCTGTTCGTGGACAATATCTTCCGCTTTACCCAGGCCGGGTCGGAGGTTTCCGCGTTGCTGGGCCGCATGCCCTCCGCCGTCGGCTACCAACCGAATTTGTCCACGGAGATGGGCACGCTCCAGGAACGTATTACCTCGACCAAGCGCGGATCGATCACGTCGGTGCAGGCGATCTATGTCCCTGCCGATGACTTGACCGATCCGGCCCCTGCGACGGCCTTTGCGCACTTGGACGCCACGACCGTGTTGTCCCGGCAGCTGGCTGAGCTCGGTATCTATCCGGCCGTCGATCCCCTTGACTCGACGTCCCGCATTCTCGATCCCCAAGTGATCGGCGAGGAACATTACAAAATCGCGCGCGGCGTGCAGTCCGTACTGCAGCGCTACAAAGATCTGCAGGACATCATTGCGATTCTCGGCATGGACGAGTTGTCCGAGGATGACAAGATGGTCGTGGCTCGCGCGCGGAAGATTCAACGGTTCCTGTCCCAACCGTTCCACGTCGCCGAGGCCTTCACCGGTGCGCCGGGCAAGTATGTGAAGCTCAAGGATACCGTCCGGAGCTTCAAGGAAATTCTGGACGGCAAGTATGACCATTTGCCGGAACAGGCCTTTTACATGGTCGGCCCGATCGAAGAGGCGGTCGCCAAGGCGGAAAAGATGGGGGTTAAGGTCTAG
- a CDS encoding F0F1 ATP synthase subunit epsilon: MAGKILLEVVTPEKLLLSQQVDEVIAPGSEGEFGVLPGHCHFLSTLRIGELRYRVGERTLHMAVLWGYAEVTPDRVTIMAEIAEKAEDIDVGRAQAAVESAERRLKAGGLPSELKEAEISLEKSRLRKKLAERHQNRPSHA, translated from the coding sequence GTGGCCGGGAAGATTCTTCTAGAAGTCGTGACGCCGGAAAAGCTGCTTCTGAGCCAGCAAGTGGATGAAGTCATTGCGCCGGGCTCCGAGGGAGAGTTCGGGGTATTGCCGGGCCATTGCCATTTCCTCTCGACCTTGCGAATCGGAGAGCTCCGCTATCGTGTGGGAGAGCGAACGCTTCACATGGCCGTGCTCTGGGGCTACGCCGAAGTGACGCCCGATCGCGTCACCATTATGGCCGAGATCGCGGAGAAGGCGGAGGACATCGATGTGGGGAGAGCTCAGGCCGCCGTTGAATCGGCGGAGCGACGCCTGAAAGCCGGCGGTCTTCCCTCTGAACTGAAAGAGGCTGAAATCAGCCTCGAAAAATCCCGCCTCAGGAAGAAACTGGCCGAGCGGCATCAGAATCGGCCCAGCCACGCGTGA
- a CDS encoding Tll0287-like domain-containing protein, which produces MMNALVCLALSLFLLNVLPTVSMASDQEAIPPGTVADYIHAILEADRTFYTIHVVERMQKGQGPAASEDWRAKKNLLPLPAQFLKESGDLAAKTGSTVRYRLISLWPINPDNGPYGEIERKGLETVRDHPDRTATARVTVGTQVYFQAIYPDHAVSETCIACHNTHPRSPKHDFKMNDVMGGLLIEIPLNK; this is translated from the coding sequence ATGATGAACGCGCTGGTTTGTCTCGCGTTGAGCCTATTTCTCCTCAATGTGTTGCCGACCGTCTCAATGGCCTCCGACCAAGAGGCAATTCCTCCGGGAACAGTGGCCGACTATATCCACGCCATCCTCGAAGCAGACCGGACGTTTTATACCATTCATGTGGTGGAACGCATGCAGAAAGGGCAGGGACCGGCCGCAAGCGAGGATTGGCGAGCCAAGAAGAACCTCTTGCCGCTTCCGGCGCAGTTCCTCAAAGAGTCGGGTGATCTCGCGGCAAAGACGGGAAGTACGGTCCGGTACCGGCTGATCAGTTTATGGCCGATCAATCCAGATAACGGTCCGTATGGGGAGATAGAAAGGAAGGGATTGGAGACCGTTCGGGATCACCCGGACAGAACGGCGACGGCCAGGGTGACGGTCGGCACTCAGGTCTATTTCCAGGCCATCTATCCAGACCATGCCGTCAGCGAAACATGCATCGCTTGTCACAATACCCATCCCAGGAGTCCGAAACACGATTTCAAGATGAACGACGTCATGGGTGGCTTGCTCATCGAAATCCCATTGAACAAATAG